Genomic DNA from Chlorogloeopsis sp. ULAP01:
CTACTTAGGATACAGGAAACAGATGAGTTAATTTTCCTATTTCTGTAACCTGTATCCAGTTACCTACTTTACCTAAGTAAACTTTTGGCTGAGAGGAATTACTTATGCTGCTTCTTTCATTTCGGCTTTCACAGTAGCATACGCCCAATCCAACCACGGTAACAAAGCTTCAATATCTGCGGTTTCGACTGTCGCACCACCCCAAATTCTGATTCCAGGAGGTGCTGCCCGATAAGCAGCAATATCATAAGCTACTTCTTGCTTTTCCAGGAGTTTAGCTAGTTTTTTTGCACATTGTCCCTGCTGTTCTGGGCTTAACTCAGTAAACCAAGCATCAACAATCTTAAGACAAATTGAGGTACAAGAACGAATTTCTGGCTTTTGGGCTAAAAAGTCTGCCCAGGTACTTTGCTCCACCCATTTAGCAATAGCTGCGAGGTTGGCTTGGCTGCGGCTAATTAAACCAGGAAGTCCGCCAATACTTTCTGCCCATTTTAGCCCATCTAATGCATCTTCTACGCACAACATTGATGGGGTATTGATAGTATCTCCCTGAAAAATCCCTTCAATCAATTTGCCTTTTTGTGCCATGCGAAATAACTTGGGCAGGGGGCGCGGTGGTTTGTAAGTTTCTAATCGTTCCACGGCACGAGGGGAAAGGACTATTACGCCATGTTGGGCTTCTCCGCCCAAGACTTTTTGCCAAGAATATGTGACTACATCTAACTTATCCCAGGGTATATCCATTGCGAAAACAGCTGATGTGGCATCGCAGATAGTTAAACCAGTGCGATCGCTGGCAATCCAATCGCCATTCGGTACGCGAACGCCGGAAGTAGTTCCATTCCACAAAAATACTACGTCGTGGCTAAAATCCACTTGCTCTAAATCTGGCAAACTCCCGTAAGCTGCTTTCAGGATGCGAGTATCGGGTAACTGAAGTTCATCCACTACATCTTTTACCCATTCCTGACCAAAGCTTTCCCATGCCAAAATATCTAGGGG
This window encodes:
- a CDS encoding phosphoserine transaminase — its product is MSATLTPPTTKPHRPHFSSGPCAKRPGWTVSALQDAFVGRSHRSEGGKAKLKEVIELSKKILGVPADYRLGIVPASDTGAVEMALWSMLGKLPLDILAWESFGQEWVKDVVDELQLPDTRILKAAYGSLPDLEQVDFSHDVVFLWNGTTSGVRVPNGDWIASDRTGLTICDATSAVFAMDIPWDKLDVVTYSWQKVLGGEAQHGVIVLSPRAVERLETYKPPRPLPKLFRMAQKGKLIEGIFQGDTINTPSMLCVEDALDGLKWAESIGGLPGLISRSQANLAAIAKWVEQSTWADFLAQKPEIRSCTSICLKIVDAWFTELSPEQQGQCAKKLAKLLEKQEVAYDIAAYRAAPPGIRIWGGATVETADIEALLPWLDWAYATVKAEMKEAA